Proteins from a genomic interval of Sphingobacterium lactis:
- a CDS encoding RagB/SusD family nutrient uptake outer membrane protein: protein MGCKKFLDVLPDTATVNPSTVADFEEMINHEDLSKCSFYMADLMSDDAYFEKNIEKDYYANAYFWRDNIWTAGEDDKTYNKAYEIILQLNIILSKLPTITVNNPSEESTRSVLLAQAKIHRAWFYLQLANVYGTDYTAGSVDKNPAVPLVLDPGHTEKKGRATVKEVYTQILKDLNDAVATAELPEMGKSVIHPGRASALGLLARTYLYMGDYANAEKNATAALAIRDTLLNFKEIKYYPLSLLDQAESPEVYLAKSGEDVDYYVVHRKAIDADPMFLATFSWDDLRKERAFGYGKTFVHRSGKMTFNYSIGVTEMLFIQAECLARKNQTAAALNILNRIQRARMEGPSDLTATNEEILSLVFAERRKELFFHGGLRLFDQKRMNRDPKLRKTIKRVLYDDWSDEVVEEYATLEPNSPRYLMQIAPKIIAINPLIVPNPR from the coding sequence ATGGGATGTAAGAAGTTCTTGGACGTCCTTCCTGATACGGCAACGGTCAATCCGTCCACTGTCGCAGATTTTGAAGAAATGATCAACCACGAAGATCTTTCCAAATGCAGTTTCTATATGGCTGATCTGATGTCCGATGATGCTTACTTCGAAAAGAATATTGAAAAGGATTATTATGCGAATGCCTATTTCTGGCGCGATAACATCTGGACAGCGGGAGAGGATGATAAAACGTACAATAAAGCTTATGAGATCATTCTTCAGCTAAATATTATCCTCTCGAAGTTACCTACGATTACGGTAAATAATCCGAGTGAGGAATCCACGAGGAGCGTACTTTTGGCGCAGGCCAAAATCCATCGGGCATGGTTTTACCTACAGTTGGCGAATGTATACGGAACGGATTATACCGCAGGGTCGGTTGATAAAAATCCTGCTGTGCCGTTGGTACTTGATCCAGGGCACACAGAAAAGAAAGGAAGGGCGACGGTAAAAGAAGTCTATACTCAGATTCTCAAGGATCTAAATGATGCGGTAGCGACTGCGGAATTGCCGGAAATGGGGAAATCGGTCATTCATCCCGGGCGTGCATCTGCATTGGGTCTTTTAGCACGTACCTATCTGTATATGGGTGATTACGCCAATGCGGAGAAAAATGCAACTGCTGCTTTGGCCATTCGGGATACCCTGCTCAATTTCAAGGAGATCAAATATTATCCATTATCGCTCTTGGATCAAGCCGAGAGTCCGGAGGTCTACCTGGCCAAATCCGGGGAAGATGTTGATTATTATGTGGTCCACCGCAAAGCCATTGATGCTGACCCCATGTTCTTGGCAACTTTTTCTTGGGATGATCTTAGGAAGGAAAGGGCTTTCGGTTATGGAAAGACCTTCGTGCACCGATCCGGAAAAATGACCTTTAATTACAGTATTGGTGTGACTGAAATGTTGTTTATCCAAGCAGAATGCCTGGCCAGAAAAAATCAGACCGCAGCAGCACTCAATATTTTGAATAGAATACAGCGTGCGCGCATGGAAGGACCTTCGGACCTGACCGCGACGAATGAGGAAATCCTTTCGCTTGTTTTCGCTGAACGTAGAAAGGAACTGTTTTTTCATGGAGGATTGCGGTTGTTTGACCAGAAAAGGATGAACCGGGACCCCAAACTGCGCAAGACAATAAAACGTGTATTATATGATGATTGGTCGGATGAAGTGGTGGAGGAATATGCAACCTTGGAACCGAACAGTCCGAGATACCTGATGCAGATCGCGCCAAAAATTATTGCGATCAATCCATTAATTGTTCCTAATCCAAGATAA
- a CDS encoding SusC/RagA family TonB-linked outer membrane protein has product MRTALTILIFSLLFIVPAMAQKVTLREKDAPLEDVLQKIKKQTNYDVFYAGIIISKAAPVTINVRNKELLLVLNEIFDAQPISYSIANRTIVLGVKKRENQPITKEEEEMIADHDVADPLVPGRVINQQGEVMAGVTVLNLKDSLNKRGVTDRSGRFSITASRGDLISFRSQGHKESIIMYRGEPSLKVQMFERVYEVEDVTIEAKVKEKLNLNTQIDLSNRGYMNLGQILQGTVPGLTLQILPSNKRKVIGVNVGTRPAGELIITYYTVEQYLQRDPQFGPQVIQAIERGLPPPPGAGAVFPVFSTTSSVTLVPELRGSASFGNTEGMMVVIDGFPVEEFPADYPMANVESVEVIKDPQELIKWGPKATAGIILIKTKGGENQKVSITYSTNMYYKPKPKYSVQDLGLATSADLVDLFKSIADSSAYVTGESFAESTDISTILLNRLYNKTITREQFNRSMDSLALLSNESQIGLLQQNAFSMNHLLNVSGGSTKHRFAVTTSYSNAKSNGLGNNADAYTMDIKNDFNLLQGRLKMKWIMNGGYSKSNEGGSDISVYNLPRPYQLLLGADGGYVYDYTILPIERNALIEQAGYFNHGVNVLEDSRLKNSITRGWHAQTRLDMDWEILKGLKFINSVYYRRLHNKTENITDWRSSEARQTFNRYGSPTANGVDFHVPVGDILRKSSNMQEQLSLRSALLYKKQIGDHLIGVSAGGGLGSDIYEIPSFPTQYGYNQETGYSTPVYIPVNPDGGVRGFRSVYSTETSLERLNYLFTPNMGVKTIRRSMNYNGGLNYVLKDSLIRLDFNYGEILSPNYGMPTYARTQTYSGELNYKFERDWLPTWISNVTLGTGYVKNKLPDIPKPISGSRTLQPDWNTYGIWVNNYLPIQQRGQSSENLFQKVTLNLFNKQLALSATYNTQTMYGIPYSGNLNDTTSTDMKRTLGYLGFKAEGFLRDGNLLFTARYDKSPEGQSQINANLTYDIKHESYFHSEYISSLLVGGTIQNTSSFQGMGLMMGTNAPQGGGFSLATNTNFGLMPPNNRNIEVFAQMGMNNEKTRIDIRYYNRSDIGISNGIPTTPDPSTGLQNEVTYSNIVNRGVEFYIKSEFISKPRFRYSAGLNGAYNQNFAAEVPDPPYRTDNSYLTAYRKGYSTSNVWGYRWAGLDAQGNPQIYDKNGNPTATPDSTTLAEGLVYMGVTRAPWTAGIIQDVTIGDFFGRATLLVNLGGVMKRYIPTPSKSFENSALIRDRWRKPGDEAFTDVPALSNESIGSYRNYLTQNSSNSFFSSNFVRVQELMVGWKAPADMFSGKYMQSLSVAFHVQNLAFWTQNKYHLDPNTVDNQGRPGLPIPVQYGLTLNTSF; this is encoded by the coding sequence ATGAGAACCGCACTAACTATTTTAATCTTCAGTCTCCTTTTCATTGTTCCGGCAATGGCCCAAAAGGTAACCCTTCGGGAGAAGGATGCCCCTTTGGAGGATGTGCTGCAGAAGATTAAGAAACAGACCAATTATGATGTCTTCTACGCAGGAATTATCATCAGCAAAGCGGCACCCGTTACCATCAATGTGCGTAACAAAGAGCTTTTGTTGGTGCTGAATGAAATTTTCGATGCACAACCTATTTCCTATTCCATTGCCAACCGGACCATTGTCCTAGGGGTGAAGAAACGGGAAAACCAACCGATTACCAAGGAAGAGGAAGAGATGATCGCGGACCATGATGTGGCGGATCCCTTGGTTCCGGGAAGGGTGATAAATCAGCAGGGTGAGGTCATGGCCGGGGTAACCGTATTGAACTTGAAGGACAGTCTCAACAAACGTGGTGTGACGGATAGGTCAGGACGATTTTCCATTACCGCCAGTCGCGGGGATCTCATCAGTTTCCGGTCACAGGGCCATAAGGAAAGCATCATCATGTACCGAGGAGAACCTTCCCTGAAGGTACAGATGTTCGAACGTGTATATGAAGTGGAGGATGTGACCATCGAAGCGAAAGTAAAGGAAAAACTTAACCTCAATACCCAGATTGACCTTTCGAATCGGGGCTACATGAACCTTGGGCAGATCCTGCAGGGAACCGTTCCGGGGCTTACCTTGCAGATTTTACCGTCCAATAAAAGAAAAGTTATCGGGGTGAATGTAGGTACTAGACCTGCCGGGGAATTGATTATAACTTATTACACCGTTGAACAGTACCTGCAGCGTGACCCGCAGTTCGGCCCTCAGGTTATCCAAGCGATCGAACGCGGATTGCCACCGCCTCCCGGTGCTGGAGCGGTATTTCCTGTTTTCAGTACAACGTCCAGCGTGACCTTGGTTCCCGAACTGCGCGGATCTGCCAGTTTCGGAAATACCGAAGGCATGATGGTAGTTATCGATGGATTCCCGGTGGAGGAATTTCCCGCAGATTATCCAATGGCCAATGTGGAATCCGTAGAAGTGATCAAAGATCCTCAGGAATTGATCAAATGGGGACCTAAAGCAACGGCAGGGATCATCCTTATCAAAACTAAGGGTGGCGAAAATCAAAAGGTAAGCATAACCTACAGTACCAATATGTACTATAAGCCAAAGCCAAAGTATAGTGTGCAGGACTTGGGTTTAGCGACATCGGCGGATTTAGTGGATCTATTCAAGAGCATAGCCGATTCCTCAGCCTATGTTACCGGGGAAAGTTTTGCCGAGTCAACGGATATTTCCACCATCTTATTGAATAGGCTATACAACAAAACCATTACAAGAGAGCAATTCAATCGCTCGATGGATTCCCTGGCCCTTTTGTCGAATGAAAGCCAGATCGGCCTATTGCAACAAAATGCTTTTTCCATGAACCATTTATTGAATGTTTCGGGGGGCAGTACGAAACACCGTTTTGCTGTGACAACCAGTTACAGCAACGCCAAATCCAATGGATTGGGCAACAATGCGGATGCCTATACGATGGACATTAAAAATGATTTCAATTTGCTGCAGGGTAGATTGAAGATGAAATGGATCATGAACGGCGGATATTCCAAATCAAATGAAGGGGGGAGTGATATTTCCGTTTACAATTTGCCGAGACCCTATCAGCTTCTCCTTGGAGCAGATGGTGGATATGTGTATGATTATACGATTTTACCGATAGAGCGAAATGCCCTGATAGAGCAAGCGGGATATTTTAACCATGGTGTCAATGTTTTGGAAGATTCGCGACTGAAGAATTCCATTACACGAGGATGGCATGCACAAACACGCCTAGATATGGATTGGGAAATTCTGAAAGGACTAAAATTCATCAATTCCGTGTATTACCGTAGGCTGCATAATAAAACCGAAAATATAACCGATTGGCGATCGAGCGAAGCACGACAAACATTTAATAGATACGGTTCTCCTACGGCAAATGGGGTCGATTTCCATGTTCCTGTTGGCGATATTCTGCGCAAGTCTTCCAATATGCAGGAACAATTGAGTCTTCGTTCTGCTTTGCTTTATAAAAAACAGATCGGCGATCATTTAATCGGTGTGAGTGCCGGAGGTGGTCTAGGTAGTGATATCTATGAAATCCCTTCCTTTCCAACCCAGTATGGGTATAACCAAGAAACAGGGTATTCAACCCCGGTATATATTCCTGTGAATCCAGATGGCGGAGTTCGGGGGTTCAGATCGGTGTACAGCACGGAAACTTCGTTGGAACGCCTGAACTACTTATTTACGCCCAACATGGGGGTGAAAACTATCCGCCGAAGCATGAATTACAACGGTGGTTTGAATTATGTCCTAAAAGATAGCTTGATCAGATTAGATTTCAATTACGGAGAAATTTTGTCACCCAATTATGGGATGCCTACGTACGCAAGAACCCAGACGTATTCGGGCGAACTGAACTATAAATTTGAAAGGGATTGGTTGCCAACTTGGATAAGCAATGTCACATTAGGTACGGGCTACGTAAAGAATAAATTGCCCGATATTCCTAAACCCATCAGCGGTAGCAGAACACTACAGCCTGACTGGAATACGTATGGAATTTGGGTAAATAACTATCTGCCCATTCAACAAAGGGGGCAATCCTCGGAGAACCTATTCCAGAAGGTGACCCTAAATCTGTTCAACAAGCAATTGGCGTTAAGCGCAACGTATAACACGCAAACCATGTACGGTATTCCGTATTCGGGGAATCTCAACGATACGACTTCGACTGATATGAAGCGCACCTTGGGTTACCTTGGCTTTAAAGCGGAGGGTTTCCTTCGGGATGGGAATCTATTATTTACGGCACGTTATGATAAGTCTCCAGAGGGACAATCGCAGATCAATGCAAACCTGACCTATGATATCAAGCACGAAAGTTATTTCCATTCCGAATATATCAGTAGCCTGTTGGTGGGTGGTACCATTCAAAATACCAGTTCCTTCCAAGGTATGGGGCTGATGATGGGAACCAATGCGCCACAGGGCGGTGGCTTCAGTTTGGCTACCAATACCAATTTCGGACTGATGCCGCCGAACAACCGAAATATCGAGGTGTTCGCGCAAATGGGGATGAACAATGAAAAGACACGTATCGATATTCGGTATTATAACCGTTCGGACATCGGTATTTCGAACGGCATTCCCACCACGCCTGACCCATCTACGGGCTTGCAAAATGAGGTGACCTACAGTAACATTGTCAATCGGGGTGTGGAGTTTTATATCAAATCGGAGTTCATCAGTAAACCTAGATTCCGGTATTCTGCAGGTCTGAACGGAGCATACAACCAGAACTTTGCCGCTGAGGTGCCTGATCCACCATACCGGACCGACAACTCGTACCTGACGGCCTACCGCAAAGGGTACAGCACCAGTAATGTTTGGGGATACCGTTGGGCAGGTTTGGATGCACAGGGAAATCCACAGATCTACGATAAGAATGGGAATCCAACGGCGACGCCGGATAGCACGACTTTGGCTGAGGGATTGGTGTATATGGGTGTCACGCGTGCGCCTTGGACAGCAGGTATTATTCAGGATGTCACCATTGGTGATTTCTTCGGTCGAGCGACCTTATTGGTCAACCTGGGCGGTGTGATGAAACGGTATATCCCGACACCATCGAAATCCTTCGAGAACAGTGCCCTCATCCGTGACCGTTGGCGGAAACCCGGCGATGAAGCCTTTACAGATGTGCCGGCACTTTCCAATGAATCCATCGGATCGTACAGGAATTATCTAACCCAGAACTCTTCCAACAGCTTTTTCTCCTCAAATTTTGTCCGCGTACAGGAATTGATGGTCGGTTGGAAGGCACCAGCTGATATGTTCAGCGGGAAATATATGCAAAGTTTATCGGTAGCTTTCCACGTGCAGAATTTGGCTTTTTGGACGCAGAACAAATACCACCTGGATCCAAATACCGTGGATAATCAGGGGCGTCCAGGCCTACCGATCCCTGTGCAGTATGGTTTAACATTGAATACGTCATTTTAA
- a CDS encoding FecR family protein, translated as MDNRRLAELEKKWLDGSITEQEAQEYSNWYNLGQNDPVEIPSDIARSKEEHQLKMLQSIMAKLEQDNPVQQPVEPVRPLIPRRVLAVAATILLMLGIGAVWYFNSRPTDEATSIVQYDKKPGQSGLVITLHDGRELLVDSIPNGLIAEENGIQIIKRNGVIYYEGNSNAVVNHTASTQRGRKYQLVLPDGSKVWLNAASKLTYPNEFSGDDRQVQLEGEAYFEVVSNSKKPFTVRAGGQEVRVLGTHFNVNNYTDENHITTTLLEGKVEVKTNGDALMLAPNQQAISANHGGAIAVSKVDAAASIGWMKGEFNFNNANLRTILNQIARWYDIDVKILPGVNQNQVFYGNTSMNQNLSEVLKVLELSGIHMKLEENTLIVKP; from the coding sequence ATGGATAACAGACGATTAGCTGAATTAGAAAAAAAATGGCTTGACGGCTCCATTACCGAGCAAGAAGCACAAGAATATTCCAACTGGTATAATTTGGGTCAGAATGACCCGGTTGAGATACCTTCCGATATTGCTAGAAGCAAGGAGGAGCATCAATTGAAGATGCTGCAATCCATTATGGCCAAATTGGAACAGGATAATCCTGTCCAGCAACCTGTGGAACCGGTTCGACCGTTGATACCGCGCCGTGTTCTCGCTGTGGCCGCCACCATCCTCCTGATGTTGGGCATTGGCGCAGTCTGGTACTTCAATTCCAGACCCACAGATGAAGCGACTTCCATTGTACAATACGATAAAAAGCCAGGCCAATCCGGACTGGTAATCACCTTACATGATGGTCGAGAGTTATTGGTGGATTCCATTCCCAATGGGTTAATTGCCGAAGAAAATGGCATACAGATCATCAAGCGCAATGGCGTGATCTATTACGAAGGGAATTCCAATGCAGTGGTTAACCATACGGCAAGCACGCAGCGCGGACGTAAATATCAGCTGGTTCTTCCGGACGGCAGTAAGGTATGGTTGAATGCGGCATCCAAACTGACCTATCCCAATGAATTTTCAGGCGATGACAGGCAGGTCCAGTTAGAAGGGGAGGCCTATTTTGAGGTAGTTTCCAACTCGAAAAAGCCTTTCACGGTACGCGCCGGAGGGCAGGAAGTACGCGTACTGGGCACCCATTTCAATGTGAACAATTATACCGATGAAAACCATATCACCACCACACTTCTGGAGGGGAAAGTGGAAGTGAAGACCAATGGCGATGCCCTCATGTTAGCTCCGAACCAACAGGCGATCAGTGCCAACCATGGCGGTGCAATCGCTGTTTCCAAGGTCGATGCGGCAGCAAGTATCGGTTGGATGAAGGGCGAATTTAATTTCAACAATGCCAATCTGCGCACCATCCTGAACCAAATAGCCCGATGGTATGATATTGACGTAAAGATCCTGCCAGGGGTCAACCAGAACCAGGTATTCTACGGGAATACCAGTATGAACCAGAATCTATCTGAAGTGCTCAAGGTGCTTGAGCTCAGCGGAATCCACATGAAACTCGAAGAGAATACATTAATCGTTAAACCATAA
- a CDS encoding RNA polymerase sigma-70 factor, translated as MDNFKDRSDEELLQLLKDGNPKAFTAIYNRYWDKLYVVAANKMSDLYQAQELVQEIFLDIWKRRAAITLNSSLNAYLATALKYKIINWRHRKTIEQRYVDHAKVADEQEYSMENYLQFEELKAKLERLVAKLPEKCQLVYKLSRDEGLSQKEIAKQLDITEKTVEAHLTRALKVLRSGLRMILYFFW; from the coding sequence ATGGACAATTTTAAGGATCGTAGTGATGAGGAATTGCTGCAATTGCTGAAGGATGGAAATCCGAAGGCTTTTACAGCGATTTATAACCGTTACTGGGATAAACTATACGTGGTAGCGGCAAATAAAATGAGCGACCTGTACCAAGCGCAGGAGCTTGTCCAAGAAATCTTTCTTGACATCTGGAAAAGAAGGGCGGCCATAACCCTCAACAGCAGTTTAAATGCCTACCTGGCAACAGCGCTCAAATATAAGATCATCAATTGGCGCCACCGTAAGACCATCGAACAGCGCTATGTGGATCATGCAAAGGTGGCGGACGAGCAGGAATACTCCATGGAAAATTACCTGCAGTTCGAAGAACTCAAAGCGAAGTTGGAAAGGTTGGTTGCCAAATTGCCGGAGAAATGCCAATTGGTCTATAAACTCAGCCGGGACGAAGGCCTTTCCCAGAAGGAGATCGCCAAACAACTTGACATTACCGAAAAGACCGTTGAAGCCCATCTCACCCGTGCACTCAAGGTACTCCGTTCTGGATTGCGCATGATTCTTTATTTTTTCTGGTAA
- the holA gene encoding DNA polymerase III subunit delta, whose amino-acid sequence MNTQSILSDIKKKKLAPVYLLHGEEPYFIDLIADAIEHTVLDDAQKGFDQTVVYGKDTDFSAVISMAKRYPMMSDHQVIVVKEAQNLKWKDDDLLQKYLENITPTTVLLFAYKYGKFDKRKKTYKLMEKAGVVLESAKLYDDKVAGWISEQLAANGRKIHPQAAALMGEYLGTDLSKINNELEKIQLNIPKEKEITAADIEQNIGISKDFNVFELNTALAKRNAVKAFQIVDYFAANPKSNPMPVVIGSLGTYFTKILKYHYLPDKSSAAAAKQLGVHPFFVKEYEFAARNFNRRKTFDIIHHIKEFDLKSKGMNVGHLTDSGDLLTELIYKILN is encoded by the coding sequence ATGAATACCCAATCCATATTATCCGATATCAAGAAGAAGAAGCTCGCACCGGTGTATCTGTTGCACGGTGAAGAGCCTTATTTCATCGACCTGATTGCCGATGCCATCGAGCATACGGTCCTTGACGATGCCCAAAAGGGCTTCGACCAGACCGTCGTTTACGGGAAGGATACGGATTTCAGTGCCGTGATCAGCATGGCCAAGCGATACCCCATGATGAGCGATCATCAGGTCATTGTCGTGAAGGAAGCGCAGAACCTGAAATGGAAGGATGACGACCTGCTCCAAAAATATCTCGAAAACATCACCCCAACAACTGTCCTGCTGTTCGCCTACAAATATGGGAAGTTCGATAAGCGCAAGAAGACGTATAAGCTGATGGAAAAGGCGGGGGTCGTCTTGGAATCCGCTAAGCTTTATGACGATAAGGTTGCCGGCTGGATCAGTGAGCAATTGGCCGCCAACGGAAGGAAAATCCACCCGCAGGCAGCTGCCCTGATGGGGGAATACCTTGGAACGGATCTCTCCAAGATCAACAATGAATTGGAAAAAATCCAATTGAATATTCCCAAGGAGAAAGAAATTACGGCAGCAGATATCGAGCAGAATATCGGAATCAGTAAGGACTTTAACGTCTTTGAACTCAATACGGCTTTGGCCAAGCGCAATGCCGTCAAGGCATTCCAGATAGTGGATTATTTTGCCGCCAACCCCAAGAGCAACCCCATGCCGGTGGTGATCGGTTCCTTGGGCACCTATTTCACCAAGATCCTGAAATACCATTACCTCCCCGACAAGAGCTCCGCAGCAGCGGCCAAACAACTGGGGGTGCATCCATTCTTCGTTAAGGAGTATGAGTTTGCGGCACGGAATTTCAACCGCCGGAAGACCTTCGATATCATCCACCACATCAAGGAATTCGACCTGAAATCCAAAGGGATGAATGTCGGGCATCTGACGGATAGTGGTGACCTATTGACCGAGCTGATCTATAAGATCTTAAATTAA
- a CDS encoding type I restriction enzyme HsdR N-terminal domain-containing protein codes for MFKPVPLNLPPFPARISKKHEQYFIFDELRKKHLLLTPEEWVRQHWVSHLNKTYQYPYPLMKIEGGLQLNTLQKRSDLVIYNQKGERVLLAEFKAPSVKITEKTFEQIANYNSIYKIPLLLVSNGIEHYFCKINFDQGDFSFLRELPSFGQLDFGY; via the coding sequence ATGTTTAAACCTGTCCCCTTAAACTTACCTCCCTTTCCTGCCCGGATCAGCAAAAAACATGAGCAGTATTTCATATTCGATGAACTTCGGAAGAAACACCTGTTGCTGACGCCTGAGGAATGGGTTCGGCAGCATTGGGTCAGCCATTTGAACAAAACCTATCAATATCCCTATCCATTGATGAAGATCGAGGGCGGGTTGCAGTTGAATACACTGCAGAAACGGAGCGACCTGGTCATCTACAACCAAAAGGGGGAACGTGTTCTTTTGGCAGAATTCAAAGCGCCATCTGTCAAAATAACCGAAAAAACCTTCGAACAGATCGCAAATTACAATTCCATCTATAAAATTCCGCTGCTTTTGGTCAGTAATGGAATCGAGCACTATTTTTGTAAGATAAACTTCGACCAGGGAGATTTCAGTTTTCTAAGGGAATTGCCATCTTTTGGTCAGTTGGATTTTGGATATTAA
- the clpP gene encoding ATP-dependent Clp endopeptidase proteolytic subunit ClpP, translating into MNIDKNEFRKYAIKHHRIGSQHVDGYISRLQQQIPSNLTPYIIEERSLNVAQMDVFSRLMMDRIIFLGDGINDQVANIVQAQLLFLQSTDAQRDIQIYINSPGGSVYAGLGIYDTMQYISPDVATICTGMAASMGAVLLVAGAKGKRAALRHSRVMIHQPSGGAQGVASDMEINLREMLKLKEELYTIIAEHSGQTYEWVEKSSDRDYWMRATEAKEFGMIDEVLMPKKETK; encoded by the coding sequence ATGAATATAGATAAAAACGAATTCAGAAAATATGCTATCAAGCATCATAGAATTGGCAGCCAACATGTTGATGGATATATCTCCAGATTACAGCAACAGATCCCTTCCAATCTGACACCGTACATCATTGAGGAACGTTCGTTGAACGTGGCGCAGATGGACGTTTTCTCCCGTTTGATGATGGACCGCATCATTTTCTTGGGTGACGGTATCAACGATCAAGTTGCGAACATCGTGCAGGCACAGTTGCTTTTCTTGCAATCGACCGATGCACAGCGCGACATTCAGATCTATATCAACTCTCCGGGTGGTAGTGTGTATGCAGGATTAGGTATTTACGATACCATGCAGTACATCTCTCCGGATGTGGCAACGATCTGTACCGGTATGGCAGCTTCTATGGGTGCTGTATTATTGGTTGCAGGTGCGAAAGGAAAGCGTGCGGCATTGCGCCATTCACGCGTCATGATCCACCAACCTTCCGGCGGTGCACAGGGTGTGGCTTCCGATATGGAGATCAACCTTCGTGAAATGTTGAAATTGAAAGAAGAGTTGTATACCATCATCGCTGAGCATTCCGGCCAGACTTACGAGTGGGTTGAGAAGTCATCAGACCGTGATTACTGGATGCGTGCTACCGAAGCTAAAGAATTTGGTATGATTGATGAGGTATTAATGCCGAAGAAAGAAACAAAATAA
- the clpX gene encoding ATP-dependent Clp protease ATP-binding subunit ClpX, with the protein MSKSNNRDIHCSFCGISKNEAQMLIAGDGAHICDRCVQQAGEILAEELKQRKNKSIQTALKLIRPKEIKDHLDQYVIGQDDAKKVISVAVYNHYKRLNQRVDNDETEIEKSNLIIVGETGTGKTLLAKTVAKILNVPFCIVDATVLTEAGYVGEDVESILTRLLQAADYDVNAAERGIIYIDEIDKIARKSDNPSITRDVSGEGVQQALLKILEGTNVNVPPQGGRKHPDQKMISVNTSNILFICGGAFDGIQKKIANRLRTQTVGYKMKDEDQEIDLENLYKYITPQDLKNFGLIPELIGRLPVLTHLNPLDKETLLNILTKPKNALVKQYIKLFEYEGVKLTFDPEVYDFIVDKAWEFKLGARGLRSICEAIMLDAMFETPTSKDEQDEKTLQITLDYAKNKFAKTDFKKLQVA; encoded by the coding sequence ATGAGTAAATCAAACAATAGAGATATCCACTGCTCATTTTGCGGCATCAGTAAAAACGAGGCCCAAATGCTTATTGCGGGCGATGGGGCGCATATCTGCGACAGATGTGTGCAACAAGCTGGGGAGATTTTGGCGGAAGAGCTTAAGCAGCGCAAGAATAAATCTATTCAAACTGCTCTTAAATTAATACGCCCGAAAGAGATCAAGGATCACTTGGACCAATATGTTATTGGTCAAGATGATGCGAAAAAGGTAATCTCTGTAGCGGTTTACAACCACTATAAACGCTTGAACCAACGCGTTGACAACGATGAGACCGAGATCGAGAAATCGAACCTGATCATTGTCGGCGAAACAGGTACCGGAAAGACCTTATTGGCGAAAACAGTAGCGAAGATCTTGAATGTTCCCTTCTGTATCGTTGATGCGACGGTCCTGACCGAAGCCGGTTATGTCGGTGAAGACGTGGAAAGTATCCTGACCCGCCTATTGCAGGCTGCGGATTACGATGTGAATGCAGCGGAGCGTGGCATTATCTACATCGATGAAATCGATAAGATCGCCAGAAAGAGCGACAACCCATCCATTACACGTGATGTTTCCGGTGAGGGTGTTCAGCAAGCCTTGCTGAAAATCCTGGAAGGTACGAACGTGAATGTTCCACCGCAGGGTGGACGTAAGCACCCGGATCAGAAAATGATCTCGGTGAACACCAGCAATATTCTATTTATCTGTGGTGGTGCTTTCGATGGTATCCAGAAAAAGATTGCAAACAGACTGCGTACGCAGACTGTAGGTTATAAAATGAAAGACGAGGATCAGGAGATCGACTTGGAGAACCTGTACAAGTACATCACGCCGCAGGATCTGAAGAACTTCGGATTGATTCCGGAGCTGATCGGTCGTCTTCCCGTTCTTACGCATCTGAATCCTTTGGACAAGGAGACCTTATTGAACATCCTGACCAAGCCGAAGAATGCGCTCGTGAAACAGTACATTAAGCTGTTCGAATACGAGGGTGTGAAACTGACCTTCGACCCTGAAGTGTACGACTTCATTGTCGATAAGGCTTGGGAGTTCAAACTGGGCGCCCGCGGTTTACGGAGCATCTGCGAAGCGATCATGCTCGATGCGATGTTCGAAACGCCGACGAGCAAGGACGAGCAGGACGAGAAGACCTTGCAGATAACGCTGGACTATGCAAAGAACAAATTTGCAAAAACAGATTTCAAAAAATTACAAGTTGCTTAA